In Paraburkholderia sp. BL10I2N1, a single genomic region encodes these proteins:
- a CDS encoding phage integrase N-terminal domain-containing protein — translation MGAILNVRAIVKGYALPPEFRDALLKLFDTHVAEIHSTTRISNKALSIKTQERRATALCKAFVELREGGFALQSPWSLKGKHVEFLVRHWVADEQSGGTIENKLTYLRAIAQWMGKVNLVGTLADYVDRREHGLVRSYVANEDKSWIAHGIDAAAKIEEIARTCPYTAVQLKLQAAFGLRIEESFMLRPLEAVKSGQMLAVTRGTKGGRPREVPLEAKVSILVEAARLNNGASGSTVPAGKTLKQWRDWYYYVLEKHGITKSGLGVTSHGLRHEYLQTLYEKVSGVPAPVKRSSERPDAQAHEEAKRQVAEAAGHSLVSKANAYLSTPARQEKLQKVLPAPEAVEEALTKAAGNKTHAARALGISRQALYRILGVAAA, via the coding sequence ATGGGCGCGATTCTGAATGTACGTGCGATCGTGAAAGGCTATGCATTGCCGCCCGAATTCAGGGATGCGCTGCTCAAGCTGTTCGATACGCACGTTGCTGAGATTCACAGCACGACCCGTATCAGCAACAAGGCGCTATCGATCAAGACGCAGGAGCGTCGCGCGACCGCGCTATGCAAGGCCTTTGTCGAGCTACGCGAGGGCGGGTTTGCGCTGCAGAGCCCGTGGTCTCTCAAGGGCAAGCATGTTGAATTTCTCGTGCGTCACTGGGTAGCCGATGAGCAAAGCGGCGGCACGATCGAGAACAAGCTGACCTATCTGCGCGCGATTGCGCAGTGGATGGGCAAGGTCAATCTGGTGGGCACGCTAGCGGACTATGTAGATCGGCGAGAACACGGGCTGGTGCGCAGCTACGTCGCCAACGAAGACAAGTCGTGGATCGCGCATGGCATCGACGCGGCGGCGAAGATTGAAGAGATCGCGCGTACGTGTCCCTATACTGCGGTGCAACTCAAGCTGCAGGCAGCGTTCGGCTTGCGGATCGAGGAGAGTTTCATGCTCCGGCCGCTTGAAGCAGTGAAATCCGGCCAGATGCTTGCGGTCACGCGTGGCACAAAAGGCGGGCGTCCCCGCGAGGTTCCGCTCGAGGCAAAGGTTTCGATACTCGTCGAAGCAGCCCGGCTGAACAATGGAGCAAGCGGTTCAACGGTGCCGGCCGGCAAGACGCTGAAACAGTGGCGGGACTGGTATTACTACGTGCTGGAAAAGCACGGCATCACGAAAAGCGGGCTCGGGGTGACGAGCCATGGTCTGCGGCACGAATATCTGCAGACTCTCTATGAGAAGGTCAGCGGTGTGCCGGCGCCGGTGAAGCGATCGTCGGAACGGCCTGATGCACAGGCTCACGAGGAGGCAAAGCGCCAGGTGGCGGAGGCTGCGGGGCACAGTCTGGTCTCGAAGGCGAATGCCTATCTGTCGACGCCCGCCCGCCAGGAGAAATTGCAGAAAGTCTTGCCGGCTCCGGAGGCCGTTGAGGAAGCCCTGACGAAGGCGGCTGGAAACAAGACGCATGCGGCCAGAGCCCTGGGAATCTCCCGGCAGGCGCTGTACCGGATTCTGGGAGTTGCGGCAGCGTGA
- a CDS encoding type 4 pilus major pilin — translation MNNTTLIRNTTTFLRMARRRRQSGELSMIEAAGVMAGAALIALAVYAGRGYVMDRIHAYQFKSEAQLFRSGIQDATSSDTDFSSESLQTLAQNHAFDAAGSRVNTTAGTLTGIFGGAVAASPGTVSTTDDAIVLTYPVPATVCSLSAGAVAGAYTMVQINSTTVAGPSTTFNSSTAGQACNSAGATASIAMYATHNN, via the coding sequence ATGAATAACACCACCCTGATTCGCAACACGACTACGTTTCTCCGGATGGCGCGTCGCCGCCGTCAGTCGGGCGAACTGTCGATGATCGAGGCAGCAGGCGTGATGGCGGGCGCTGCACTGATCGCCCTCGCCGTCTACGCAGGTCGCGGCTACGTCATGGATCGCATTCACGCGTACCAGTTCAAGAGCGAAGCACAACTTTTCCGCAGCGGCATTCAGGATGCGACGTCGAGCGACACCGATTTCTCTAGCGAGTCGCTGCAGACGCTCGCACAGAATCACGCCTTCGACGCCGCCGGCTCGCGCGTGAACACAACCGCAGGCACGCTGACCGGCATCTTCGGCGGGGCGGTGGCCGCCTCGCCCGGGACAGTCTCGACCACCGATGATGCGATTGTACTGACGTACCCAGTACCGGCCACGGTCTGCTCGCTGTCGGCGGGCGCGGTCGCAGGCGCTTACACGATGGTCCAGATCAATAGCACCACTGTTGCGGGTCCGTCGACCACGTTCAACAGCAGCACCGCGGGCCAGGCGTGCAACTCGGCCGGTGCGACGGCAAGTATCGCAATGTACGCGACCCACAACAACTAA
- a CDS encoding FlhC family transcriptional regulator codes for MEKTDARESYRSVERLYVPQWLTEQIQVTNFDLVDQMKWMLQQDGRFNEIFSVERKEIEHLKHNQGSLRNLLRTPFLMVAPTLQTVEDWRCFVDETPTTIAVDELRRKLPPLDALGLYSVEQHNRMFLDLVTSVIHMSVLCAPLLGITSELAQYLASVPAYKLRLALGKMRGLALFRWRFNSPTFWYEFTANALTDEMIAHQIMSTSPIKTGELSRNAGWGELRLPREKNELYASAMMAHGYRASSASTLFRLNQNAMRQRFFEIHGVSSPCGNVPTSLTWFVETPHNRLHATVYTWLYRSAIARGANGPEALIATNDIYGRLFGGKQHISADRGCNLTRYMAADTRLTIAPCRTCSTHYVVSNNDTKIEMHHSFACPACTQQLVQKKRASRNRVIHGDD; via the coding sequence ATGGAAAAGACTGATGCTCGAGAAAGCTACCGTTCGGTGGAACGGCTTTATGTACCGCAATGGCTGACGGAACAGATCCAGGTAACGAACTTCGACCTGGTCGACCAGATGAAGTGGATGCTGCAGCAGGACGGCCGTTTCAACGAAATCTTCAGCGTTGAACGCAAGGAAATTGAACACCTGAAACACAACCAGGGTTCGCTGCGCAATCTGCTCCGCACGCCGTTCCTGATGGTCGCACCGACCCTGCAGACGGTCGAGGACTGGCGCTGCTTCGTCGACGAAACGCCCACCACGATCGCTGTTGATGAATTACGGCGCAAGCTGCCGCCGCTCGACGCCCTGGGTCTGTACTCGGTCGAGCAGCACAACCGGATGTTCCTCGACCTCGTGACGAGCGTCATCCATATGAGCGTGCTGTGCGCCCCGCTGCTTGGCATCACCAGCGAACTGGCGCAATACCTCGCGTCGGTACCGGCCTACAAGCTGCGCCTCGCACTTGGAAAAATGCGAGGTCTGGCACTTTTTCGCTGGCGTTTTAACAGCCCGACGTTCTGGTATGAGTTCACGGCCAACGCATTAACCGACGAGATGATCGCTCACCAGATCATGTCGACCTCGCCGATCAAGACGGGCGAACTGTCCCGCAACGCGGGCTGGGGTGAATTGCGACTGCCGCGCGAAAAGAACGAGCTCTACGCTTCGGCGATGATGGCGCACGGCTACCGGGCCTCGAGCGCTTCGACGCTCTTTCGTCTGAACCAGAATGCGATGCGACAGCGCTTTTTCGAGATTCACGGCGTCAGTTCGCCGTGCGGAAACGTGCCCACCTCGCTTACGTGGTTCGTGGAAACACCGCACAACCGGCTCCATGCGACCGTCTACACGTGGCTGTATCGATCCGCGATCGCACGCGGCGCCAATGGGCCCGAGGCTCTGATCGCCACGAACGACATCTATGGGCGGCTCTTCGGCGGAAAGCAGCATATTTCGGCCGACCGCGGCTGCAACCTGACGCGTTACATGGCCGCCGACACGCGACTCACGATCGCGCCATGCCGCACTTGCAGCACTCACTACGTCGTGTCCAACAATGACACGAAGATCGAGATGCACCACAGCTTCGCCTGCCCGGCCTGTACACAGCAACTTGTCCAGAAGAAGCGGGCCTCACGCAACCGGGTGATCCATGGCGACGACTGA
- a CDS encoding single-stranded DNA-binding protein produces the protein MASVNKVILVGNLGADPEVRYLPSGDAVANIRLATTDRYKDKASGEMKEATEWHRVSFFGRLAEIANEYLKKGSSVYIEGRIRTRKWQAQDGTDRYSTEIVAEQMQMLGGRNGSGNRQSDGDAGEFEQQDRSPSNRQPPASRTAAGRPAAPPSQNGQGYAGGGAPSGGGFDQYDDDIPFRQAYPRAAWSII, from the coding sequence ATGGCTTCTGTGAACAAGGTCATCCTCGTCGGCAATCTCGGCGCGGATCCTGAAGTACGTTATCTGCCCAGCGGCGACGCTGTGGCCAACATCCGACTCGCAACAACCGACCGCTACAAGGACAAGGCATCGGGCGAGATGAAAGAAGCAACGGAGTGGCATCGCGTCTCGTTCTTCGGGCGACTCGCTGAAATCGCCAATGAGTATCTGAAGAAAGGGTCGTCGGTCTATATCGAAGGCCGCATCCGTACGCGCAAATGGCAGGCGCAGGACGGCACTGATCGATATTCGACCGAGATTGTTGCCGAGCAGATGCAGATGCTCGGTGGCCGCAACGGATCGGGCAACCGGCAATCTGATGGGGACGCTGGAGAATTCGAGCAACAGGATCGCTCGCCGTCCAACCGACAGCCTCCGGCATCTCGCACAGCTGCCGGAAGACCTGCAGCGCCGCCTTCTCAGAATGGCCAGGGATACGCTGGTGGCGGTGCGCCAAGTGGTGGTGGCTTCGATCAGTATGACGATGACATACCGTTTCGCCAGGCCTATCCGCGCGCGGCATGGTCGATCATCTGA
- a CDS encoding primase-helicase zinc-binding domain-containing protein produces MNVKDLKLTPAQWLSLLQSYGVPESSLTGGASPCPVCGGEDRFTYDNKRGRGDWVCRKCDAGNPTAGDGLALICRVSGLSFFELMHELEGGSLDDARHKATTSRGAAPAPGAKRKADPAYVEKRLTSMWDRAKPLAPGDLAMRYLLSRVPNLRVTPSKALRLGMLEYRHDKKVIGSWPGIIARYELPDGRLGTLHRTFLERSTPGKARIVTADGEILDAKLNDMTLNPLAGGAVRLMEPVNGEIGVGEGLETVYAAHMQFGVPVWYCLNRIHLSQFVVPEGLGIRVVHIFVDFDHVDQKTGKSPGVVAGVELAKRLKAEGYVALIHRPKLRGTDFCDEWVARMAACGGSDFVPRTAREASRSAAAV; encoded by the coding sequence ATGAATGTGAAGGACCTGAAGCTCACGCCAGCACAGTGGCTCTCGCTGCTCCAGAGTTACGGAGTGCCCGAGAGTTCGCTGACTGGCGGCGCATCACCATGTCCCGTGTGTGGCGGCGAAGACCGCTTCACTTATGACAACAAGCGCGGCCGCGGCGACTGGGTGTGCCGTAAGTGCGACGCAGGCAACCCGACAGCGGGCGATGGCCTCGCGCTTATCTGCCGCGTCTCCGGACTGAGCTTTTTTGAATTGATGCATGAGCTCGAAGGCGGATCGCTCGATGACGCGCGGCACAAGGCGACGACATCGCGCGGCGCTGCCCCGGCGCCAGGCGCAAAGCGCAAGGCCGATCCCGCTTACGTTGAAAAGCGCCTTACTTCGATGTGGGACCGTGCAAAGCCTTTAGCGCCGGGCGATCTTGCCATGCGCTATCTGCTTTCCCGGGTACCGAACCTGCGCGTTACGCCTTCAAAAGCGTTGCGTCTGGGAATGCTCGAGTACCGCCATGACAAGAAGGTGATCGGCAGCTGGCCCGGCATCATCGCCCGCTACGAATTGCCCGACGGACGGCTTGGCACCTTGCATCGGACCTTCCTCGAACGATCGACTCCCGGAAAGGCAAGGATCGTGACGGCGGACGGCGAGATTCTCGACGCGAAGCTCAACGACATGACGCTCAACCCGCTTGCGGGCGGGGCGGTTCGCCTGATGGAGCCGGTGAACGGCGAAATCGGTGTCGGAGAGGGACTGGAGACCGTGTACGCCGCGCACATGCAGTTTGGCGTACCCGTCTGGTATTGCCTGAACCGCATTCATCTAAGTCAGTTCGTCGTGCCGGAAGGTCTCGGCATTCGCGTCGTGCATATCTTTGTCGACTTCGATCACGTCGATCAGAAAACCGGCAAGTCGCCTGGCGTGGTCGCCGGCGTCGAACTGGCGAAACGCCTGAAAGCGGAGGGCTACGTCGCGCTGATTCATCGTCCGAAGTTGCGTGGTACAGACTTCTGCGATGAGTGGGTTGCACGGATGGCCGCGTGCGGAGGATCCGATTTTGTGCCTCGCACTGCACGTGAGGCATCGAGGTCTGCAGCAGCAGTCTGA
- a CDS encoding CAP domain-containing protein — MKNSKTTLTALAITAALALSACGGGGGSSSDASAASSPPSQTATSANVSTPQYAAASAQLAVFNLLNQQRQQCGFPALTENTTLDQAAQAHAAYMGQNGAQITDTEVSGNPGFTGVTYADRAVHFGYPQSTYIGGVSGGYYTNATLTATAYGQQLAYGWLSGVYHIAVGAWPITTIGIGWNQTTFNGFPVIQSTLTIANLQAMTTTAPLTFPCQGTTGVAYSAGGETPTPPNTSGNWGTPVAVAGNPTDTIRLLSGTMTDTSSNVITLKLLDSANDPNKLLPTFEGVAYPATPLSPNATYSVSITGTVNGIPFSRSFTFTTGNIVG; from the coding sequence ATGAAGAACAGCAAGACCACACTTACGGCCCTTGCGATCACTGCGGCGCTCGCACTTTCCGCTTGCGGCGGCGGAGGCGGAAGCAGTTCGGACGCCTCTGCTGCTTCTAGCCCCCCCAGCCAGACCGCCACGAGCGCGAACGTTTCGACACCTCAGTATGCAGCCGCGAGCGCCCAACTGGCGGTCTTCAATCTGCTTAACCAGCAGCGTCAGCAGTGTGGTTTCCCGGCACTCACGGAAAACACCACCCTTGACCAGGCTGCGCAGGCGCACGCGGCGTACATGGGCCAGAATGGTGCCCAAATCACAGACACGGAAGTGTCCGGTAATCCCGGATTTACGGGGGTCACCTACGCTGATCGCGCAGTACATTTTGGCTACCCGCAGAGCACGTACATTGGCGGCGTAAGCGGTGGGTACTATACGAACGCGACGCTCACGGCAACCGCGTACGGACAACAGCTCGCCTACGGCTGGTTGTCGGGCGTGTATCACATCGCTGTTGGTGCGTGGCCGATAACCACCATCGGCATTGGCTGGAACCAGACTACCTTCAACGGTTTTCCGGTGATCCAGTCGACGTTGACCATCGCGAATCTTCAGGCAATGACAACCACCGCGCCGCTGACGTTTCCCTGCCAGGGCACCACGGGCGTTGCATACTCGGCAGGTGGCGAGACGCCGACTCCGCCCAACACCTCGGGCAATTGGGGGACTCCGGTGGCCGTGGCAGGTAATCCGACTGACACGATCCGGCTCCTGTCGGGCACGATGACTGACACGTCAAGCAATGTCATCACCCTGAAATTGCTTGACTCGGCCAACGACCCGAACAAGCTGCTTCCGACCTTCGAAGGCGTCGCTTACCCCGCGACGCCATTGTCGCCCAACGCGACGTATTCTGTGTCGATCACGGGGACCGTCAACGGAATACCGTTCTCGCGCAGCTTTACCTTCACGACGGGGAACATCGTCGGCTGA
- a CDS encoding nuclease-related domain-containing protein: MFTTALVFALACLAYRALTKRSRALRRPDCPPPITRSRAAGDAGEIRVQAELRRALTWLCGENFYLHPTALLLHHAPGTAFPTAEIDHLAVTAFGIFVVETKHWSGTIGPGTDADTLVRITADGTRDTRRSPVAQNRSKVAFLRSVLPGMWEVKGLGVFSSDNCLLSPALPLDLVRLSDLGHWLRAEKSRHDASGGVRVNVPEAWRAVLAVAEIDASGIALEKHRKRVSANPLISGIAP; the protein is encoded by the coding sequence ATGTTCACGACTGCCCTGGTCTTCGCCCTCGCCTGCCTCGCCTATCGCGCGCTCACGAAACGAAGCCGTGCCCTCCGCCGACCGGACTGCCCACCCCCGATCACCCGCAGCCGGGCCGCCGGCGACGCCGGTGAAATCCGCGTGCAGGCAGAACTACGCCGGGCACTGACCTGGCTGTGCGGCGAGAATTTCTATCTCCACCCGACCGCCCTGCTGTTGCACCACGCGCCAGGCACCGCGTTCCCAACAGCCGAGATCGATCATCTCGCTGTGACGGCGTTTGGGATCTTCGTGGTCGAGACCAAGCATTGGAGCGGCACGATCGGGCCGGGAACAGATGCCGACACACTGGTACGGATCACTGCCGACGGCACTCGCGACACGCGCCGCTCGCCAGTCGCACAGAACCGCTCGAAGGTCGCCTTCCTGCGCAGCGTGCTACCTGGCATGTGGGAAGTGAAGGGACTGGGGGTCTTTTCCAGCGACAACTGTCTGCTGTCGCCGGCGTTGCCGCTGGATCTCGTGCGGCTATCCGACCTCGGTCACTGGTTAAGGGCGGAAAAATCCCGTCATGACGCGAGCGGTGGTGTGCGGGTTAACGTCCCCGAGGCATGGCGCGCGGTCCTCGCCGTGGCCGAAATTGATGCATCCGGCATAGCTTTGGAAAAGCATCGTAAACGAGTAAGTGCAAACCCTCTAATTTCAGGGATCGCCCCCTAA
- a CDS encoding IS110 family transposase, with protein sequence MLDPLAAFVDIGSEHMHVSVGGNRPEVFGTVTSQLHALRDWLLAQGVHSVAMEATGVYWLPLYGVLESAGLEVRMVNGRQTRNLPGRKTDMADSQWGATLHMHGLLHAGFVPPADIRRLQDYLRLRADHVAAAAGCVQLMQKAFERMNIKLHDVISSLAGVSGMAVTRAVVAGERSPEALVALCDVQIRRKKEQAVIEALRGTWADEHIFALGQALQSWDHYQKLIADCDERIATVLPPHDDTQPPLPRSTRQTGINAPEISRLREILAQMCGGRDLTKLPALSSYGVLQLISEVGTDLSVWPTEKHFTAWTGLAPGSSDSGKRRKGVKRGRNRTGRLFCMMAQSLVRSRDIALGGFYRRLAARRGGLVATKALARKLAAWFWRVMVKGDDYVEKGLARYEEQVRKTREQALRRLARELGRELVPVPVVPETP encoded by the coding sequence ATGCTCGATCCGTTAGCCGCGTTCGTGGACATCGGCAGTGAACACATGCATGTTTCGGTGGGCGGCAACAGGCCGGAAGTGTTCGGTACCGTCACGTCGCAGCTGCACGCGTTGCGCGACTGGCTGCTCGCACAGGGCGTGCATTCGGTAGCCATGGAAGCGACCGGCGTCTACTGGTTACCGTTGTATGGTGTGCTGGAAAGCGCCGGTCTGGAAGTGCGCATGGTCAATGGCAGGCAGACGCGCAACCTGCCGGGCAGGAAGACCGATATGGCCGACAGCCAGTGGGGGGCCACGCTGCACATGCATGGTCTGCTGCACGCCGGCTTCGTGCCACCGGCTGACATCCGCCGGCTGCAGGACTACCTGCGCCTGCGTGCCGATCACGTGGCGGCGGCAGCGGGTTGTGTGCAACTGATGCAAAAGGCTTTCGAGCGCATGAACATCAAGCTGCATGATGTCATCTCGTCCCTGGCCGGCGTCAGCGGCATGGCGGTGACGCGCGCAGTCGTGGCCGGCGAGCGTTCCCCTGAGGCACTGGTGGCACTGTGCGACGTGCAGATCCGGCGCAAAAAGGAACAGGCCGTGATCGAGGCCCTGCGGGGCACCTGGGCCGACGAGCACATCTTCGCGCTGGGCCAGGCACTGCAATCGTGGGACCACTACCAGAAACTCATCGCCGATTGCGACGAGCGCATCGCCACAGTGCTGCCGCCGCACGATGACACACAGCCGCCGCTGCCCAGGTCCACCCGGCAGACCGGCATCAACGCACCGGAAATTTCCAGGCTGCGTGAGATCCTGGCCCAGATGTGCGGCGGACGGGATCTGACCAAGCTGCCCGCGCTGTCGTCCTATGGCGTGCTGCAACTGATCAGTGAGGTGGGTACCGACCTGAGCGTCTGGCCCACTGAAAAACACTTCACCGCCTGGACGGGACTGGCACCGGGCAGCAGCGATAGCGGCAAACGCAGGAAAGGCGTAAAGCGCGGCCGCAACCGGACCGGACGGCTGTTCTGCATGATGGCGCAAAGCCTGGTACGCAGCAGGGATATTGCGCTGGGCGGTTTCTACCGCCGTCTCGCGGCACGCCGCGGCGGGCTGGTGGCGACCAAGGCGCTGGCGCGCAAGCTGGCCGCCTGGTTCTGGCGCGTGATGGTCAAGGGTGACGACTACGTTGAAAAGGGACTCGCGCGCTATGAGGAACAGGTCCGTAAAACCAGGGAACAGGCCCTCAGGCGGTTAGCCAGGGAGCTGGGGCGCGAGCTTGTTCCGGTCCCTGTCGTCCCTGAAACACCCTGA
- a CDS encoding PRTRC system protein D — protein sequence MKTSVFAVDVGYGNTKYAYRAASGTVATGMFPSLTPLAASRSLSSYGETVLNARKVATIVIDQVEYEVGPDVSLTAAYGNTGRALSNDFVLSDNYAALLAGAMHFSGVTHIERLVLGLPVHNMQKYSAALKERFAGELDFGVARVTVEKVMVIPQPLGSLVSASSNRQNEFGRDSAHLVVDVGYFTTDWVYANSYTMDDNRSGGIPGGASQIYQRIASLLSRDQQEQVEDLERIDKALRERKPFFFYGSDIDLGPYLEKSQPLIAAVVKEMQNNVGQLTDVRSIILSGGGAVLYASAIRRAFPRVSIEVIDAPCLANAKGFLVVGEATLARARSRESAKA from the coding sequence TTGAAAACTTCCGTCTTCGCCGTTGATGTCGGCTATGGCAACACCAAGTATGCGTATCGGGCAGCGAGCGGAACTGTCGCGACCGGCATGTTTCCGTCGCTCACGCCGCTGGCTGCGAGCCGTTCCCTTTCCTCCTATGGCGAAACCGTACTCAACGCGCGCAAGGTAGCAACGATCGTGATCGACCAGGTCGAGTACGAGGTCGGCCCAGACGTGTCGCTGACTGCTGCATACGGCAATACCGGGCGCGCGCTGTCCAACGACTTCGTGCTCTCCGATAACTACGCCGCGCTGCTCGCTGGGGCCATGCACTTTTCCGGTGTCACCCACATCGAACGTCTCGTGCTCGGCCTGCCGGTTCACAACATGCAGAAGTACTCTGCCGCGCTGAAGGAGCGCTTCGCCGGCGAACTGGATTTCGGCGTCGCACGTGTTACGGTCGAGAAGGTCATGGTTATTCCGCAGCCACTCGGCTCGCTCGTATCGGCGTCCAGCAACCGACAGAACGAATTCGGCCGCGACAGCGCGCACCTCGTGGTCGACGTCGGCTACTTCACGACGGACTGGGTCTATGCGAACAGCTACACGATGGATGACAACCGGAGCGGCGGCATCCCGGGGGGCGCTTCGCAGATCTACCAGCGTATCGCCAGCCTGCTCTCCCGCGACCAGCAGGAACAGGTGGAGGATCTCGAACGCATCGACAAGGCGCTACGGGAGCGCAAGCCTTTCTTTTTCTATGGCTCGGATATCGACCTCGGTCCGTATCTGGAAAAGTCCCAACCGCTGATCGCGGCCGTCGTCAAGGAAATGCAGAACAACGTCGGGCAGCTCACCGACGTGCGCTCCATCATCCTCTCGGGTGGTGGTGCCGTCCTCTACGCATCGGCAATCCGCCGCGCGTTCCCGCGTGTGTCGATTGAAGTGATCGACGCACCGTGCCTGGCGAACGCAAAGGGCTTTCTGGTCGTTGGCGAAGCCACGCTCGCGCGTGCACGCTCCCGTGAGTCGGCCAAAGCATGA
- a CDS encoding integrase core domain-containing protein — MSRAISVSANKPFGLQRVCQVLGFPRSTIYAVRARTADNVVPIIPGRRGPKPKMPDADLLKAIRDDLVASPFIGEGHRKVWARLRILHDIRVSRTRVLRLMREHSLLSPHRQARGEPNLHDGRITTDCPNEMWGTDGVRIATVDDGMVWIFSAVDHCDGMCTGIHAAKIGDRFAALEPISQGLLDEFGSVLADAGRGLSLRMDHGSQYTSDDFRNQIRFWGIAPSYAFVAEPQTNGVAERFNRTMKEQAIHGRIFKNLEEVRAAAIAFKDRYNRDWRLEKLGFKSPLEARQERLMKLAA, encoded by the coding sequence ATGAGCCGCGCGATCTCCGTTAGTGCGAACAAGCCCTTTGGATTGCAACGGGTTTGCCAGGTGCTCGGATTCCCCCGCTCGACGATCTATGCTGTCCGCGCGAGGACAGCGGACAACGTGGTGCCGATCATCCCGGGCCGCCGCGGCCCGAAACCGAAGATGCCCGATGCTGACCTGCTGAAGGCCATCCGCGACGATCTGGTGGCTTCCCCCTTCATCGGCGAGGGGCATCGCAAGGTCTGGGCGCGCTTGCGTATCCTGCACGACATCCGGGTCTCCCGGACCCGCGTGCTGCGACTGATGCGCGAGCACAGCCTGCTGTCGCCGCACCGGCAAGCGCGAGGCGAACCCAACCTTCACGATGGCCGGATCACAACCGATTGCCCGAATGAGATGTGGGGCACCGACGGCGTGCGCATCGCGACCGTGGACGACGGCATGGTGTGGATCTTCTCGGCCGTTGATCATTGCGACGGCATGTGTACCGGCATTCATGCCGCGAAGATTGGCGACCGCTTTGCTGCCCTCGAGCCGATCTCCCAGGGGCTGCTGGACGAATTCGGTTCCGTGCTCGCCGATGCGGGCCGCGGGCTGTCGCTGCGTATGGATCACGGTTCGCAGTACACGTCGGACGACTTCCGTAACCAGATCCGGTTCTGGGGCATCGCGCCGAGCTATGCCTTCGTCGCCGAACCCCAGACCAACGGCGTCGCCGAGCGATTCAACCGGACAATGAAGGAACAGGCTATTCATGGACGCATCTTCAAAAACCTGGAGGAAGTTCGTGCCGCCGCCATCGCGTTCAAGGATCGATACAATCGCGACTGGCGTCTTGAAAAGTTGGGCTTCAAATCACCCCTCGAAGCCCGTCAGGAACGGCTGATGAAGCTGGCCGCCTGA
- a CDS encoding transposase, which produces MLKKTDVNGVAPEALEGARSATGSASGAAEVKRWSTGRKRGVVLRLLRGEPVDAVSREVGVTIAVLKQWRELALAGMEAGLKARTSDPLEARLNDAVRRVGELSMENEILRKERELQARRPLTARRSST; this is translated from the coding sequence ATGTTGAAGAAAACAGATGTAAACGGGGTTGCGCCAGAGGCGCTGGAAGGAGCGCGTAGCGCGACTGGAAGCGCCTCTGGCGCCGCCGAAGTCAAGCGTTGGTCGACCGGTCGCAAACGCGGCGTGGTGCTTCGGTTGCTGCGTGGCGAACCCGTCGACGCCGTGTCCCGTGAAGTCGGTGTGACGATCGCCGTGCTCAAGCAATGGCGTGAGCTGGCACTGGCCGGCATGGAGGCCGGCCTGAAGGCACGCACCAGCGATCCCCTGGAAGCCCGGCTCAATGACGCCGTGCGGCGCGTCGGCGAGTTGTCTATGGAAAACGAGATCCTGCGCAAGGAACGTGAACTGCAGGCCCGTCGCCCTTTGACCGCTCGGAGATCGTCGACATGA